The sequence tggaaagagcttcagtcatagtggaacacttagaatacatcaacgaactcacacaggggagaaaccatttaactgtatagaatgtggaaagagcttcagtcatagtggaacacttagaatacatcaacgaactcacacaggggagaaaccatttaactgTATAGAATGTGGAAGGGGCTTCAGTcttagtggaaaccttagaagacatcaacaaactcacacgggggagaaaccatttacatgtattgaatgtggaaagaacttcagtcaaagtggagaccttagaatgcatcaacaaactcacatgggggagaaaccatttaaatgtattgaatgtggaaagagcttcagtcttagtggaaaccttagaatacatcaacgaactcacacaggggagaaaccatttaactgTATAGAATGTGGAAGgggcttcagtcaaagtggaaaccttagaatacatcaacgaactcacacaggggagaaaccatttaactgtatagaatgtggaaagagtttcagtcaaaGTTttcaccttagaatacatcaacaaactcacacaggggagaaaccattcaaatgtattgaatgtggaaacagcttcaggCATAGTGgtcaccttagaatacatcaacgaactcacacagggcagaaaccatttaaatgtattgaatgtggaaagagcttcagtcgtagtggaacacttagaacacatcaacaaactcacacggggcagaaaccatttacatgtattgaatgtggaaagagcttcagtcttaGTGGtcaccttagaacacatcaacgaactcacacaggggagaaaccatttaaatgcattgaatgtggaaagagcttcagtgttagtggaacacttagaagacatcaacaaactcacatgggggagaaaccatttaaatgtattgaatgtggaaagagcttcagtcttagtggaaaacttagaatacatcaacgaactcacacaggggagaaaccatttaactgTATAGAATGTGGAAGgggcttcagtcaaagtggaaaccttagaatacatcaacgaactcacacaggggagaaaccatttaactgtatagaatgtggaaggagct comes from Podarcis raffonei isolate rPodRaf1 chromosome 2, rPodRaf1.pri, whole genome shotgun sequence and encodes:
- the LOC128408629 gene encoding oocyte zinc finger protein XlCOF6-like isoform X1, producing MDGGRWTVDLVKLSPASLPATFEHPLLGPSEKSGEEDDGQNSTEPSVNSLGRTKKQFKCRECGMCFSHCGRMRIHQGTHMGEKPFECMECGKSFHKSGTFRIHQRTHTGQKPFKCIECGKSFSHSGTLRIHQRTHTGEKPFNCIECGKSFSHSGTLRIHQRTHTGEKPFNCIECGRGFSLSGNLRRHQQTHTGEKPFTCIECGKNFSQSGDLRMHQQTHMGEKPFKCIECGKSFSLSGNLRIHQRTHTGEKPFNCIECGRGFSQSGNLRIHQRTHTGEKPFNCIECGKSFSQSFHLRIHQQTHTGEKPFKCIECGNSFRHSGHLRIHQRTHTGQKPFKCIECGKSFSRSGTLRTHQQTHTGQKPFTCIECGKSFSLSGHLRTHQRTHTGEKPFKCIECGKSFSVSGTLRRHQQTHMGEKPFKCIECGKSFSLSGKLRIHQRTHTGEKPFNCIECGRGFSQSGNLRIHQRTHTGEKPFNCIECGRSFRRSDHLRTHQRTHTGEKPFKCIECGKSFSHSGHLRTHQRTHTGEKPFKCIECGKSFSLSGNLRTHQRTHTGEKPFKCIECGKSFSCTGDLRRHQRTHMGGKLFKCRECGKNFSQSRHLRKHQLTHTGGKPQM
- the LOC128408629 gene encoding oocyte zinc finger protein XlCOF6-like isoform X2, with amino-acid sequence MCFSHCGRMRIHQGTHMGEKPFECMECGKSFHKSGTFRIHQRTHTGQKPFKCIECGKSFSHSGTLRIHQRTHTGEKPFNCIECGKSFSHSGTLRIHQRTHTGEKPFNCIECGRGFSLSGNLRRHQQTHTGEKPFTCIECGKNFSQSGDLRMHQQTHMGEKPFKCIECGKSFSLSGNLRIHQRTHTGEKPFNCIECGRGFSQSGNLRIHQRTHTGEKPFNCIECGKSFSQSFHLRIHQQTHTGEKPFKCIECGNSFRHSGHLRIHQRTHTGQKPFKCIECGKSFSRSGTLRTHQQTHTGQKPFTCIECGKSFSLSGHLRTHQRTHTGEKPFKCIECGKSFSVSGTLRRHQQTHMGEKPFKCIECGKSFSLSGKLRIHQRTHTGEKPFNCIECGRGFSQSGNLRIHQRTHTGEKPFNCIECGRSFRRSDHLRTHQRTHTGEKPFKCIECGKSFSHSGHLRTHQRTHTGEKPFKCIECGKSFSLSGNLRTHQRTHTGEKPFKCIECGKSFSCTGDLRRHQRTHMGGKLFKCRECGKNFSQSRHLRKHQLTHTGGKPQM